A portion of the uncultured Draconibacterium sp. genome contains these proteins:
- a CDS encoding valine--tRNA ligase has product MSQMEIPSKYNPAEVEDKWYKYWMDNKYFHSTPDEREPYTIVIPPPNVTGVLHMGHMLNNTIQDILVRRARMTGKNACWVPGTDHASIATEAKVVNKLNAEGIDKYDLSRDEFLKHAWEWTDKHGGIILEQLKKLGASCDWDRTAFTMDEARSESVIKVFVDLFNKGMIYRGVRMVNWDPAAKTALSDEEVIYKEMQGKLYYLNYKIEGEDEFVTIATTRPETILGDTAVCVNPNDERFSHLKGKRVLVPLINRSIPIIEDEYVDMEFGTGCLKITPAHDINDYEIGLRYNLPSIDIFNDNGTLNEKAELYVGEDRFVVREKIVPELEKAGNLAKVEDYTNKVGFSERTDVIIEPKLSAQWFLKMEELVKPALENVMNDTISFHPPKFKNTYKHWMGNIKDWCISRQLWWGHQIPVYYLPDGTYVCAESAEEALELAKEKSGNAELTAADLKQDEDALDTWFSSWLWPISVFDGIREPENEEVNYYYPSSDLVTAPDIIFFWVARMIIAGYEYRDDFPFKNVYFTGMVRDAQRRKMSKSLGNSPDPLDLIAKYGADGVRVGMLLCSPAGGDLLFDEGLPQQGAGFSTKIWNAFRLVKNWEVSADIEQPEHSKLAIEWFKNKLAQVVETLNAQFDSFRISEALMTVYTTVRDEFSGWLLEMVKPAYQQPIDSKTYAEIVELFDQMLRLMHPFMPFITEEIWQLLDERKEGESIMISQLPANTSYDAVLLAAFEDVKEAVSGIRKIRKDKNIAFKDAIDFAVQKGDKGFDAKFNSILIKLGNLTELTAVEEEVKGAASFRVKSTNFYIPLDGFIDVEEELKKLEEELKYAKGFLNSVMKKLSNERFVNNAPEAVVAKEKAKQADAEANIKVLEERIASMK; this is encoded by the coding sequence ATGAGTCAGATGGAAATTCCGAGCAAGTACAACCCGGCCGAGGTTGAAGATAAATGGTACAAATACTGGATGGATAATAAATATTTCCACTCCACACCCGACGAGCGCGAACCCTACACAATTGTAATTCCGCCGCCAAACGTAACCGGCGTGTTGCACATGGGGCACATGCTTAACAATACCATTCAGGATATTCTGGTCCGCCGTGCACGAATGACCGGTAAAAATGCCTGCTGGGTGCCGGGTACCGACCATGCATCGATTGCTACCGAAGCCAAAGTAGTAAACAAACTGAACGCTGAAGGAATTGACAAGTACGATCTTTCGCGTGACGAATTTCTGAAACATGCCTGGGAATGGACCGATAAACACGGTGGTATTATCCTGGAGCAGCTGAAAAAACTGGGCGCTTCGTGCGACTGGGATCGCACTGCTTTTACTATGGACGAAGCCCGCAGCGAATCGGTGATCAAAGTTTTTGTCGACCTGTTCAACAAAGGAATGATTTACCGCGGTGTGCGTATGGTCAACTGGGATCCGGCAGCAAAAACTGCACTTTCTGACGAAGAGGTGATCTACAAGGAAATGCAGGGAAAACTCTACTACCTTAATTATAAAATTGAAGGCGAAGATGAGTTTGTAACCATTGCAACCACCCGCCCTGAAACTATTTTGGGTGATACTGCGGTTTGTGTAAATCCGAACGATGAGCGTTTTTCGCATCTGAAAGGAAAACGTGTTTTGGTACCACTCATCAACCGTTCAATCCCGATTATCGAGGACGAATACGTAGACATGGAATTTGGAACGGGATGTTTGAAAATTACACCTGCTCACGATATCAATGACTACGAAATTGGACTGAGATATAATTTGCCATCTATCGACATTTTTAACGACAACGGAACGCTGAATGAAAAGGCAGAGCTTTATGTTGGTGAAGACCGTTTTGTGGTTCGAGAAAAAATTGTTCCTGAACTGGAGAAAGCAGGAAATCTGGCTAAAGTAGAAGACTATACAAATAAGGTTGGTTTTTCGGAACGTACTGATGTGATCATCGAGCCAAAATTGTCGGCACAGTGGTTCCTGAAAATGGAAGAGCTGGTAAAACCGGCTTTGGAAAATGTGATGAACGATACCATCAGTTTCCACCCTCCGAAATTTAAAAATACCTACAAGCACTGGATGGGTAACATTAAAGACTGGTGTATTAGCCGCCAGTTGTGGTGGGGACACCAAATTCCGGTGTACTACCTGCCCGACGGAACTTATGTTTGTGCCGAATCAGCAGAAGAAGCGCTGGAATTGGCAAAAGAAAAATCGGGAAATGCAGAATTGACTGCTGCCGATTTGAAACAAGACGAAGATGCTTTGGATACCTGGTTCTCGAGCTGGTTGTGGCCAATCTCGGTTTTCGACGGAATTCGTGAACCGGAGAACGAAGAGGTAAATTATTACTACCCAAGTTCAGATTTGGTAACAGCACCTGATATTATCTTCTTTTGGGTGGCCCGAATGATTATTGCCGGTTACGAGTACCGCGATGACTTCCCATTCAAAAACGTGTATTTCACCGGAATGGTGCGCGATGCGCAACGCCGTAAAATGTCGAAATCGCTGGGTAACTCACCCGATCCGCTGGATTTGATAGCCAAATATGGGGCCGACGGTGTTCGTGTAGGAATGTTGCTGTGTTCGCCTGCAGGTGGCGATTTGTTGTTCGACGAAGGTTTGCCACAACAGGGAGCAGGTTTCTCTACAAAAATTTGGAATGCCTTCCGTTTGGTGAAAAACTGGGAGGTTTCTGCTGATATTGAACAACCGGAACATTCAAAACTGGCTATCGAGTGGTTTAAGAATAAACTGGCACAGGTGGTAGAAACATTAAATGCACAATTCGACAGTTTCCGTATTTCGGAAGCATTAATGACTGTTTATACTACCGTTCGCGACGAGTTTTCGGGTTGGTTGCTGGAAATGGTAAAACCGGCTTATCAACAACCAATTGATTCAAAAACTTATGCTGAAATTGTTGAATTGTTCGACCAGATGTTGCGACTGATGCATCCGTTTATGCCTTTCATTACTGAAGAGATCTGGCAGTTGCTTGACGAGCGTAAAGAAGGCGAAAGTATCATGATCAGTCAGTTGCCGGCTAACACCAGTTACGATGCCGTGCTACTTGCTGCATTCGAAGATGTAAAAGAAGCGGTTTCCGGAATTCGTAAAATTCGTAAAGACAAGAATATTGCCTTTAAAGATGCGATTGACTTTGCAGTGCAAAAAGGCGACAAAGGTTTTGATGCCAAATTCAACAGCATCCTTATCAAATTGGGTAATCTTACTGAGTTGACGGCTGTTGAAGAGGAAGTAAAAGGTGCTGCTTCGTTCCGCGTAAAATCAACTAACTTTTACATTCCGCTTGACGGATTTATTGATGTGGAAGAAGAGTTGAAAAAGCTGGAAGAGGAATTGAAATACGCTAAGGGATTCCTGAATTCGGTAATGAAAAAGCTGAGTAACGAACGCTTTGTAAATAATGCACCCGAAGCGGTTGTTGCCAAAGAAAAAGCAAAACAAGCCGATGCCGAAGCCAATATTAAAGTATTGGAAGAACGCATTGCTTCTATGAAATAG
- a CDS encoding ammonium transporter: MHILFLATESKITMNMMFDKGLTTFMIVATSLVMLMTPGLAFFYGGLGCKKNILSIMMQSFVSLGITTILWISFGYSMCFSGTMAEGNDLFGVIGNLDKAFLNGVTASTPLSPERNFPEYIFVAYQMMFAIITPALITGAFINRVTFKAYVIFLVLWQIFVYYPFVHMVWGGGVLAEWGVLDFAGGITVHATAGFAALASVFFVGARAEKNSGPNNIPLVAIGTSLLWFGWYGFNAGSELDVDAITAQAFLNTDVAASVAAITWLGIEWTTGKKRPTFIGLMTGAVAGLATITPAAGYVTLGTAMFIGLCAGMVCYQAVKFVERKRWDDALDVWGVHGIGGVLGTILLGFFGTTAVNANGANGLFMGGGLSFLLKQIIAIIFASAWGFIFTLGVLKAINRVVPVKVGRMDEKKGLDLGYHGEVARQ, from the coding sequence ATGCATATTCTATTTTTGGCCACCGAATCAAAAATCACAATGAATATGATGTTCGACAAAGGTCTTACTACTTTTATGATTGTAGCCACCAGTTTGGTGATGTTAATGACTCCCGGGCTGGCGTTCTTTTACGGCGGATTAGGTTGTAAAAAAAATATCCTGAGTATTATGATGCAGAGTTTTGTGTCGTTAGGAATTACTACCATTCTTTGGATAAGCTTTGGCTACTCCATGTGTTTTAGCGGAACCATGGCAGAAGGTAACGACCTTTTTGGTGTTATTGGCAACCTCGATAAAGCTTTTCTGAATGGCGTTACAGCTAGCACTCCTTTGTCGCCCGAGCGTAATTTCCCGGAATACATTTTTGTGGCTTACCAAATGATGTTTGCCATTATTACACCTGCACTTATTACCGGAGCGTTTATTAATCGGGTAACTTTTAAGGCTTATGTTATATTCCTCGTGCTTTGGCAAATATTTGTTTACTACCCCTTTGTACACATGGTGTGGGGCGGTGGAGTGCTGGCCGAATGGGGCGTGCTCGATTTTGCCGGAGGTATAACTGTACACGCAACAGCCGGATTCGCAGCCTTGGCATCGGTGTTTTTTGTTGGGGCACGTGCCGAAAAGAACAGCGGTCCGAATAATATTCCGTTGGTAGCTATCGGAACCAGTTTGTTGTGGTTTGGGTGGTACGGTTTTAACGCCGGAAGTGAGCTGGATGTTGACGCAATTACCGCGCAGGCTTTTTTAAATACTGATGTTGCGGCATCGGTGGCAGCAATTACCTGGCTGGGGATCGAATGGACTACCGGTAAGAAACGACCGACTTTTATTGGACTGATGACCGGAGCGGTGGCCGGACTGGCAACAATTACACCGGCAGCTGGTTATGTTACGCTCGGAACTGCCATGTTTATTGGCCTGTGTGCCGGAATGGTGTGCTATCAGGCGGTTAAGTTTGTTGAGCGTAAACGATGGGACGATGCCCTCGATGTTTGGGGAGTACACGGAATCGGTGGTGTTCTGGGAACAATTTTACTGGGTTTCTTCGGAACAACCGCAGTGAATGCCAATGGCGCCAATGGATTATTTATGGGCGGAGGATTGTCGTTCTTACTTAAGCAGATTATAGCAATAATTTTTGCTTCAGCATGGGGATTTATTTTTACTTTAGGCGTCTTAAAAGCAATCAATCGTGTAGTGCCTGTAAAAGTGGGTCGCATGGATGAAAAGAAAGGCCTCGATCTGGGATACCATGGCGAGGTTGCACGACAATAG
- a CDS encoding MFS transporter, which yields MSIKLRLIVMNFLQFGVWGAYLTSMGNYLGTIGLGSDIGLFYAMQGIVSIFMPAIMGIIADRWIPSQRLLGICHAAAAAFIAAAGYYGMTAGDSVNFVILFSLYSISVAFYMPTIALSNSVAYSVLVSNNYDTIKAFPPIRTFGTIGFIFAMLFVDFTGFQNNYMQFFVSAALGVLLFLYSFTLPECPVNKGGDKQTLADALGLKAFSLFKDKKMAIFFIFSMLLGVSLQITNGYANPFITSFKSIPGYMDTWGANHANALISLSQVSETLCILLIPFFLKKFGIKKVMLLAMFAWFLRFGFFGIGNPGAGVWMFVSSMIVYGIAFDFFNVSGSLFVDKETDKRIRSSAQGVFMMMTNGFGATIGMLAAGQVVNHFVFSQTDPLAQLEGWRISWYIFAAYALVVTILFAIIFKYKHTPEVSSKQES from the coding sequence ATGTCAATAAAATTAAGGTTGATTGTAATGAACTTCCTGCAGTTTGGTGTGTGGGGAGCTTACTTAACCTCGATGGGCAACTATCTTGGAACAATTGGTTTAGGATCAGATATCGGACTTTTTTATGCCATGCAGGGAATTGTTTCAATTTTTATGCCCGCAATTATGGGAATCATCGCCGATCGCTGGATCCCTTCACAACGACTTTTAGGAATTTGTCATGCCGCCGCTGCTGCTTTTATTGCCGCCGCCGGTTATTACGGAATGACCGCCGGAGATAGTGTGAATTTCGTGATACTTTTCTCACTTTACTCAATAAGTGTTGCTTTTTATATGCCAACTATTGCCTTATCAAATTCGGTGGCATACAGTGTTTTAGTAAGCAATAATTACGATACAATTAAGGCATTTCCGCCCATCCGAACCTTCGGAACAATTGGATTTATCTTCGCTATGCTTTTCGTCGATTTTACAGGTTTCCAGAATAATTATATGCAGTTTTTTGTATCTGCAGCCTTAGGTGTTCTTCTTTTTCTTTATTCGTTTACGTTGCCTGAGTGTCCTGTAAATAAGGGCGGCGACAAACAAACCTTGGCAGATGCATTGGGGCTAAAAGCTTTCAGTTTGTTTAAAGATAAAAAGATGGCCATTTTCTTTATCTTTTCAATGTTGCTGGGGGTTTCGCTGCAAATTACAAATGGTTATGCCAACCCGTTTATTACCAGTTTTAAAAGTATTCCGGGCTACATGGATACCTGGGGGGCCAATCACGCCAACGCATTAATTTCCCTGTCGCAGGTTTCTGAAACGCTGTGTATTCTGCTAATTCCTTTTTTCCTGAAAAAATTCGGCATCAAAAAAGTAATGTTGTTGGCTATGTTTGCCTGGTTTTTACGATTTGGATTTTTTGGAATTGGAAACCCGGGAGCAGGAGTGTGGATGTTTGTTTCATCTATGATTGTTTACGGAATCGCTTTTGATTTCTTTAATGTTTCGGGTTCATTGTTTGTCGACAAAGAAACGGATAAACGTATTCGCTCGAGTGCACAAGGTGTTTTTATGATGATGACAAACGGTTTTGGAGCAACAATAGGAATGTTGGCCGCAGGTCAGGTTGTTAATCATTTTGTATTCTCGCAAACCGATCCGCTTGCGCAACTTGAAGGTTGGAGGATTTCGTGGTACATTTTTGCAGCTTATGCACTTGTTGTTACCATTTTGTTCGCCATCATTTTTAAATACAAACATACACCCGAAGTTTCATCAAAACAGGAATCATAA
- a CDS encoding bifunctional nuclease family protein, translating into MQKIRLNILGLSVSQTQSGAYALVLAEEEGERRIPIIIGPVEAQAIAIQLEGLKPPRPLTHDLIKNMALAFDIALLEVTIYKLEEGIFYSELLCEMNGKEIRIDSRTSDAVALALRFRCPIYTSEEILQKAGIVLESDDEDSPVRSVMDEDEPETIGSSYAQYSTSDLEELLNEAIEEEDYEKASIIRDELNKREK; encoded by the coding sequence ATGCAGAAAATACGCTTAAACATTTTAGGATTATCGGTAAGTCAAACCCAATCGGGGGCTTACGCGTTGGTGTTGGCAGAAGAAGAAGGAGAACGCAGAATTCCTATCATTATCGGACCTGTTGAAGCGCAGGCAATTGCCATTCAGTTAGAAGGATTAAAACCTCCACGTCCGCTTACCCACGATTTAATAAAAAACATGGCCCTGGCATTTGATATTGCTTTGCTAGAGGTAACCATTTATAAATTAGAAGAAGGTATATTTTATTCAGAACTTCTGTGTGAGATGAATGGTAAAGAAATTCGCATCGATTCGCGAACATCAGATGCCGTAGCTTTGGCGCTGCGTTTCAGATGCCCAATTTACACTTCGGAAGAGATTTTGCAGAAAGCCGGAATAGTGTTGGAGTCGGACGATGAAGATTCGCCGGTACGAAGTGTGATGGATGAAGACGAGCCGGAAACGATTGGTTCGTCGTACGCGCAGTATTCAACCAGCGATTTGGAAGAATTACTAAACGAGGCCATCGAAGAAGAAGACTACGAAAAAGCATCTATAATTCGCGACGAATTAAATAAACGAGAAAAATAG